From Pirellulales bacterium, the proteins below share one genomic window:
- the larE gene encoding ATP-dependent sacrificial sulfur transferase LarE, translated as MSPVAERLVELIRSYASCAVAFSAGVDSTVVAKAACLALGDQAVAVTGSSESLAAGELDQARELAQLIGIRHEILPTEEMSDPNYLRNGPDRCYYCKTELYQRIEPLAARLGLAVIANGANLDDRGDYRPGMTAAAEHRVRSPLIECGLGKPGVRSLAAEWGLPIWDKPAAPCLSSRIAYGEEVTAERLTMIDRAEQYLRGLGLRELRVRYHRGDMARLEVPMAAIEQLCAAEIREQLTAELHRIGFRYITLDLEGFRSGSQNLVLVPPPAARTILSSS; from the coding sequence ATGTCTCCAGTCGCCGAACGCTTGGTCGAGCTGATCCGCAGCTATGCAAGCTGCGCAGTGGCATTCTCAGCCGGCGTGGACAGCACGGTTGTTGCCAAAGCGGCCTGTTTGGCGCTCGGCGACCAAGCCGTGGCCGTCACAGGCTCAAGCGAAAGTCTGGCGGCGGGCGAACTCGATCAGGCCCGCGAATTGGCGCAGTTGATCGGCATCCGGCATGAAATCTTGCCGACCGAGGAAATGTCCGATCCGAACTATCTTAGAAACGGCCCCGATCGCTGTTACTATTGCAAGACCGAACTCTACCAGCGAATTGAGCCGCTTGCCGCTCGGCTCGGGCTGGCGGTGATCGCCAACGGAGCCAATCTCGACGATCGCGGAGACTACCGGCCCGGCATGACGGCCGCCGCGGAGCATCGCGTGCGCAGTCCGCTCATCGAATGCGGGCTGGGCAAGCCAGGCGTGCGCTCGCTCGCGGCGGAGTGGGGCTTGCCGATCTGGGACAAGCCGGCCGCCCCCTGCCTTTCCAGCCGCATCGCGTATGGCGAGGAAGTGACGGCCGAGCGATTGACGATGATCGACCGCGCGGAGCAGTATTTGCGCGGCCTGGGCCTGCGCGAGCTGCGCGTCCGCTACCATCGTGGCGACATGGCCCGATTGGAAGTGCCGATGGCGGCGATCGAACAACTCTGTGCCGCAGAGATTCGCGAGCAGTTGACCGCAGAATTGCACCGAATCGGCTTCCGCTACATCACGCTCGATCTCGAAGGATTCCGATCGGGCAGCCAGAATCTGGTGCTCGTGCCGCCACCCGCCGCGCGGACGATACTGTCGTCGAGCTAG